A single window of Caldimicrobium thiodismutans DNA harbors:
- a CDS encoding cobaltochelatase subunit CobN, with protein sequence MKIIVITWQSYYNMFYKISKKIKDLNIKVYSARVLEKEGEKLKAVLNEIKSSDLLLVYRSTQESFWEILEKEIREGKIGKKIVYLSSDPSFWTYSTVNPEILIKAQEYILRNGEENIENLFYFLAKEVLWLPVEYREPEEIPWEGIYHPKAERIFKDIKDYFSWYKPKKAPTIGILFSRHYWINDNLEVENLLISELEAKGFNVIPIFAYSIKDKSLGTRGTGEIIEEWLIDEEGNSRIDLLIKLIFFFIQSSREVGFEKKEVAERGVELLKRLNVPVLAPVISYYKTIEEWEKEELNLDIGWAIAMPEFEGVIEPIIIAGQVEGEADERRRMPIPERVKKLVERIERWIELKRTPPKERRIAFILHNNPCASVEATVGSAAHLDSLESVVQIMKRMKEVGYEVYPPESGKALIEEIMNKKALSEFRWTTVEEIVSKGGALALVEVEEYLEWFEELPEKTRERMILAWGNPPGEYKNGIPPAMVYEGKIVITGVKFGNVVVCVQPKRGCAGPRCDGQVCKILHDPDVPPPHQYIATYKWLSRKFKAHAIVHVGTHGNLEFLPGKGVALSSACFPDIGIDTVPHLYIYNADNPPEGTIAKRRSCAVLVDHMQTVLTESGLYEELEELDRLLGEYESAKRKDPALKHTLEHQILEAVKKAKLDVSTKVFYKGKKKALSELSPEETHEISFEEIVSALHSQLSLIRNTQIQDGMHIFGKLPEGKRRVEFIYSILRYDPGEEISLRKEIAKLLGYDLKELLSYKEKVDERTGKSFGALLEEIDRLGKEVVAEILKQEGIAYE encoded by the coding sequence ATGAAAATCATTGTTATTACTTGGCAATCTTATTATAACATGTTTTATAAGATATCTAAAAAAATTAAAGATTTGAATATAAAAGTTTACTCTGCACGAGTTCTTGAAAAAGAAGGTGAAAAATTAAAAGCAGTTTTAAATGAGATTAAGAGTAGTGATCTTTTATTAGTTTATAGATCTACTCAAGAAAGCTTTTGGGAAATCTTAGAAAAAGAAATAAGAGAGGGAAAAATAGGTAAAAAAATTGTCTATCTCTCAAGTGATCCTTCATTTTGGACCTATTCCACCGTAAATCCCGAAATATTGATTAAGGCTCAAGAGTATATTTTGAGAAATGGAGAGGAAAATATAGAAAACCTCTTTTACTTTCTTGCAAAGGAGGTGTTATGGCTTCCTGTAGAATATCGAGAACCTGAAGAAATACCCTGGGAAGGAATTTATCATCCTAAGGCAGAAAGAATTTTCAAAGACATAAAGGATTATTTTTCCTGGTATAAACCCAAAAAAGCTCCAACTATTGGAATTCTTTTTTCAAGACATTATTGGATAAACGATAACTTAGAAGTAGAGAATTTACTTATTTCAGAACTTGAAGCCAAGGGTTTTAATGTAATTCCTATTTTTGCTTACTCTATTAAGGATAAATCTCTTGGAACAAGGGGAACAGGAGAGATTATTGAGGAATGGTTAATAGATGAAGAGGGAAATTCAAGAATTGATCTCCTCATAAAGCTTATTTTCTTTTTCATTCAGAGCAGTAGAGAGGTAGGTTTTGAAAAAAAGGAAGTGGCTGAGAGGGGGGTTGAGCTTTTAAAAAGACTTAATGTGCCTGTTTTAGCACCAGTTATTTCTTATTATAAAACCATAGAAGAGTGGGAAAAAGAGGAGTTAAATCTTGATATAGGATGGGCAATAGCAATGCCTGAGTTTGAAGGGGTTATAGAGCCTATAATTATTGCTGGTCAGGTTGAAGGAGAGGCAGATGAAAGAAGGCGCATGCCTATTCCAGAAAGAGTTAAAAAACTTGTAGAAAGAATTGAGAGATGGATTGAGTTAAAGAGGACCCCTCCCAAAGAGAGAAGGATAGCTTTTATTCTTCATAATAATCCCTGTGCTTCTGTTGAGGCAACAGTTGGTTCAGCAGCTCATCTTGATAGCCTTGAGTCGGTAGTTCAAATTATGAAAAGGATGAAAGAAGTAGGTTACGAAGTTTACCCGCCTGAGAGCGGTAAAGCTCTTATTGAGGAAATTATGAATAAAAAAGCCCTTTCTGAGTTTCGCTGGACAACTGTTGAAGAAATTGTTAGCAAAGGAGGAGCACTTGCTTTAGTTGAGGTAGAAGAGTATTTAGAATGGTTTGAAGAGCTTCCAGAAAAAACAAGGGAAAGGATGATTTTAGCCTGGGGGAATCCTCCTGGGGAATACAAAAATGGAATACCACCTGCCATGGTTTATGAAGGAAAAATTGTGATCACAGGGGTAAAATTCGGAAATGTGGTAGTTTGTGTTCAGCCAAAAAGGGGATGTGCAGGACCAAGATGTGATGGTCAGGTCTGTAAAATACTTCACGATCCAGATGTGCCTCCCCCTCATCAGTATATAGCAACCTATAAGTGGCTTTCAAGAAAATTTAAAGCCCATGCTATAGTCCATGTGGGAACCCATGGGAATTTAGAATTTTTACCTGGAAAGGGAGTTGCTTTAAGTTCAGCCTGTTTTCCTGATATAGGAATAGACACAGTGCCTCACCTTTATATTTATAATGCTGATAACCCTCCTGAAGGAACCATTGCTAAAAGAAGATCCTGTGCGGTGCTTGTAGATCACATGCAAACTGTTCTTACTGAATCAGGCCTTTATGAAGAACTTGAGGAACTTGATAGACTCCTTGGAGAATATGAAAGTGCAAAAAGAAAGGATCCTGCTTTAAAACACACTCTTGAACACCAGATTTTGGAGGCAGTTAAAAAAGCAAAATTGGATGTTTCTACAAAAGTGTTTTATAAAGGTAAGAAAAAAGCACTTTCTGAGCTTTCTCCTGAGGAAACCCATGAAATTTCTTTTGAAGAAATTGTATCTGCTTTGCATTCTCAGCTTTCTTTAATAAGGAATACTCAAATACAGGACGGTATGCATATTTTTGGAAAACTGCCAGAAGGGAAAAGAAGGGTTGAGTTTATCTATTCCATTTTAAGATACGATCCAGGAGAAGAAATAAGTTTAAGAAAGGAAATTGCTAAACTTTTAGGATACGATTTAAAAGAACTTCTCTCTTATAAGGAAAAAGTTGATGAAAGGACAGGGAAAAGTTTTGGTGCTCTTTTAGAGGAAATAGATAGACTCGGGAAAGAGGTTGTAGCAGAGATTTTAAAGCAGGAGGGAATAGCCTATGAATAA